A genomic stretch from Catenulispora sp. GP43 includes:
- a CDS encoding FAD-dependent monooxygenase → MTRVEYQGSAEPAVVIAGAGPTGLMLAAELALAGVQAALLERRPDQELVGQRALGFFARTIEVFDQRGIAERFLERAKTGQFGGFGWVRLDISDFPTRHNYGVGLAQRHIERVLADWVAELGVPIRYGTEMTAFSQDESGVTVSLSDGSTLRTRYLVGCDGGGSLVRKSAGIAFPGWEASFTSLIGEAEFAEEPPYGVHRDDGGLHSFAAPDEHGLTRVMVTEPRLGGAERPSLRDLSQALTAAFGTDYGLYSAAWISRFSDMARQAGTYRDRRVLLAGDAAHVHSPMGGQGLGVGVQDAVNLGWKLAQVVKGTAPETLLDTYHAERHPVAARVLHNTLAQVALTRTGARAEALRDIVTELLGMDEPRRRIAGMMTGLDIHYAGTGTKISTGTSTQVSTGTSTQVSTGTAADADTGAAESDAAAELHPLIGRRMPDLDLRTSAGDQRVFTLLHAARPVLLSFAEPGAFDLTGWSDRVRLAEAETAAAATWELPVLGPVPAPQAVLIRPDGYVAWAGGPADAGLADALAAWFGPA, encoded by the coding sequence ATGACAAGGGTCGAATATCAGGGGTCGGCGGAGCCGGCGGTCGTCATCGCCGGCGCCGGCCCGACCGGGCTGATGCTGGCCGCCGAGCTGGCGCTGGCCGGCGTGCAGGCGGCCCTGCTGGAACGCCGTCCCGATCAGGAGCTCGTCGGGCAGCGGGCGCTGGGCTTCTTCGCCCGCACCATCGAGGTGTTCGACCAGCGCGGCATCGCCGAGCGCTTCCTGGAGCGGGCCAAGACCGGCCAGTTCGGCGGCTTCGGCTGGGTGCGCCTGGACATCAGCGACTTCCCCACCCGCCACAACTACGGCGTCGGCCTGGCCCAGCGGCACATCGAGCGGGTCCTGGCCGACTGGGTGGCCGAACTCGGCGTGCCGATCCGGTACGGCACCGAGATGACCGCCTTCAGCCAGGACGAGTCCGGCGTCACCGTCTCGCTGTCCGACGGCAGCACCTTGCGAACGCGCTATCTGGTCGGCTGCGACGGCGGCGGCAGCCTGGTCCGCAAGAGCGCCGGCATCGCCTTCCCCGGCTGGGAGGCCTCCTTCACCAGCCTGATCGGCGAGGCCGAGTTCGCCGAGGAACCGCCCTACGGCGTGCACCGTGACGACGGCGGCCTGCATTCCTTCGCCGCTCCGGACGAGCATGGCCTCACCCGCGTCATGGTCACCGAACCCCGGCTCGGCGGCGCCGAACGCCCGAGCCTGCGCGACCTGAGCCAGGCCCTGACCGCGGCCTTCGGCACGGACTACGGCCTGTACTCGGCCGCCTGGATCTCCCGCTTCAGCGACATGGCCCGCCAGGCCGGGACCTACCGCGACCGCCGCGTCCTGCTGGCCGGCGACGCGGCGCACGTGCACTCCCCGATGGGCGGCCAGGGCCTCGGCGTCGGCGTCCAGGACGCGGTGAACCTGGGCTGGAAGCTGGCCCAGGTGGTCAAGGGCACCGCCCCGGAAACCCTGCTCGACACCTACCACGCCGAGCGCCACCCGGTCGCCGCACGGGTCCTGCACAACACCCTGGCACAGGTGGCGCTCACCAGGACCGGCGCGCGCGCCGAGGCGCTGCGGGACATCGTGACGGAGCTGCTGGGGATGGACGAGCCGAGGCGGCGGATCGCGGGGATGATGACAGGGCTCGATATCCACTACGCCGGCACCGGTACGAAAATCAGCACCGGAACCAGCACGCAAGTCAGCACCGGCACCAGCACGCAAGTCAGCACCGGCACAGCTGCCGATGCCGACACCGGCGCCGCCGAAAGCGATGCCGCCGCCGAACTCCACCCGCTGATCGGCCGCCGCATGCCCGACCTGGACCTGCGCACTTCGGCCGGCGACCAGCGGGTCTTCACCCTGCTCCACGCCGCCCGCCCCGTGCTTCTCAGCTTCGCGGAGCCCGGCGCGTTCGACCTGACCGGCTGGTCAGATCGGGTCCGCCTGGCCGAAGCCGAAACCGCTGCCGCCGCCACCTGGGAACTCCCCGTCCTCGGCCCCGTCCCCGCGCCGCAGGCCGTCCTCATCCGCCCCGACGGCTACGTCGCCTGGGCCGGCGGCCCTGCCGACGCAGGCCTCGCCGACGCGCTGGCCGCCTGGTTCGGTCCCGCGTAG
- a CDS encoding GntR family transcriptional regulator has translation MTQEPRYRRIAEELRHAITEHAYGPGGKLPSEGALAEQFEVSRGTIRQALMLLRQDGLVTSRRGTRRVVLDDAPVQDFAQMQSFARWARSIGETPEGRVVRQGWHPADPDEQRHMRVDDHARVLRVVRLRLLSGRPAMLERTAYPEAVGTIVETLPTDTVSVTEYLERAGVFVADAEHTIDLAHADPEDAALLGCAAGDPLLRERRRTTDPAGMPLEWSEDRYVPGSVAFVVHNSLASTPMTRQHMVPGMGAAGATGAAG, from the coding sequence GTGACCCAGGAACCGAGATACCGGCGCATCGCCGAAGAACTGCGACATGCCATCACAGAGCACGCATACGGCCCGGGTGGCAAGCTCCCCAGCGAGGGGGCGCTGGCCGAGCAGTTCGAGGTCTCACGCGGCACCATCCGCCAGGCGCTGATGCTGCTGCGGCAGGACGGCCTGGTCACCTCCCGGCGCGGGACCCGCCGCGTGGTGCTGGACGACGCGCCGGTGCAGGACTTCGCGCAGATGCAGAGCTTCGCGCGCTGGGCCCGCTCCATCGGCGAGACGCCCGAGGGCCGCGTGGTCCGCCAGGGCTGGCACCCCGCCGACCCCGACGAGCAGCGCCACATGCGCGTCGACGATCATGCCAGGGTGCTGCGAGTGGTGCGCCTCAGGCTGCTGTCGGGCCGCCCGGCGATGCTGGAGCGCACGGCGTACCCTGAGGCGGTGGGAACGATCGTGGAGACGCTGCCGACGGACACGGTGTCCGTCACCGAGTACCTGGAGCGCGCCGGCGTCTTCGTCGCGGACGCCGAGCACACCATCGACCTGGCGCACGCCGACCCCGAGGACGCCGCCCTGCTGGGCTGCGCCGCCGGCGACCCGCTGTTGCGGGAGCGGCGGCGCACGACGGATCCGGCGGGGATGCCGCTGGAGTGGTCGGAGGACCGGTACGTGCCCGGCAGCGTGGCGTTCGTGGTGCACAACTCGCTGGCCTCGACGCCTATGACGCGGCAGCACATGGTGCCGGGGATGGGGGCAGCGGGGGCAACTGGGGCAGCGGGGTGA
- a CDS encoding ABC transporter substrate-binding protein, with translation MNRRLTGIAATAVVLALSATACSSSKSSSGSAAAAGGAAGKSAAKATSAADLGGMDALVAAAKKEGTLNVIALPKTWANYGAIMDAFTAKYGIKINDTNPDGSSQDELNAIKQLAGKSSAPDVVDVGQAAATAGAAAGQFAPYQVATWSQIADAQKDSQGLWYNDYGGYIAIGYDADKVKNPPTSLKSLDDPQYKSQVGLNGDPTTANAALSGVLAASLANGGSLDNVQPGIDFFAKLKKDGVYVPVKATEATIQSGTTPITIDWDYLQASAASDLKAKGVNWKVVVPSDGLFGGFYNQAISATAPHPAAARLWEEFLYSADGQNLWLKGMARPAELPALQKAGTADATALAALPAVTGTPQFATQDQMTAASKLVVAGWAKATG, from the coding sequence GTGAATCGACGTCTGACGGGCATCGCCGCCACCGCGGTCGTGCTCGCCCTGAGCGCGACCGCCTGCTCGTCGAGCAAGAGCTCCAGCGGCAGCGCCGCCGCGGCGGGGGGTGCCGCGGGCAAGAGCGCCGCGAAGGCCACCAGCGCCGCCGACCTGGGCGGCATGGACGCCCTCGTGGCCGCCGCGAAGAAGGAAGGCACGCTCAACGTCATAGCGCTGCCGAAGACCTGGGCCAACTACGGCGCCATCATGGACGCCTTCACCGCCAAGTACGGCATCAAGATCAACGACACCAACCCGGACGGCTCCAGCCAGGACGAGCTGAACGCGATCAAGCAGCTGGCCGGCAAGAGCAGCGCCCCGGATGTGGTGGACGTCGGCCAGGCCGCCGCCACCGCCGGCGCCGCGGCGGGCCAGTTCGCGCCCTACCAGGTCGCCACCTGGTCGCAGATCGCTGACGCGCAGAAGGACTCCCAGGGCCTCTGGTACAACGACTACGGAGGCTACATCGCCATCGGCTACGACGCCGACAAGGTGAAGAACCCGCCGACCAGCCTGAAGTCCCTGGACGACCCGCAGTACAAGTCGCAGGTGGGGCTCAACGGCGACCCGACCACGGCGAACGCCGCGCTGTCCGGCGTCCTGGCCGCGTCCCTGGCCAACGGCGGCAGCCTGGACAACGTCCAGCCCGGCATCGACTTCTTCGCCAAGCTGAAGAAGGACGGCGTCTACGTCCCGGTCAAGGCCACCGAGGCCACCATTCAGTCCGGCACCACGCCGATCACCATCGACTGGGACTACCTGCAGGCCTCGGCCGCGTCCGACCTGAAGGCCAAGGGCGTCAACTGGAAGGTCGTCGTGCCCTCCGACGGTCTGTTCGGCGGCTTCTACAACCAGGCGATCAGCGCCACCGCGCCGCACCCGGCCGCCGCGCGCCTGTGGGAGGAATTCCTGTACTCCGCCGACGGCCAGAACCTGTGGCTCAAGGGCATGGCCCGTCCGGCCGAGCTCCCGGCGCTGCAGAAGGCCGGCACCGCCGACGCCACCGCGCTGGCCGCGCTGCCCGCCGTCACCGGCACCCCGCAGTTCGCGACCCAGGACCAGATGACCGCCGCGTCCAAGCTCGTGGTGGCCGGCTGGGCGAAGGCGACCGGCTGA